Part of the Onthophagus taurus isolate NC chromosome 11, IU_Otau_3.0, whole genome shotgun sequence genome is shown below.
AACAAATATTGAAAGAATGTTTACACTACAAAGAACAGTGGAGAAGTATGAAGAGTTTAAAACAGTAAAAGAGGAAAAATGGACTAAGGAAAGTTATGAAAACACAGAAGTATTAATAGGAAATCCATTACACGCAAAGGATAGCACTGTATTGGTAGTTCTGGCTGACCCGGGAGATCCGAGGATGGAGAGGGGCATACAGAGGAAATTTAAAGAAAGATACCCCGAGATAGAAGATATCGAAGAGAATATTGGTATCATTGAGCAGActcacaaaataaaaacgaaaggCCAAAGTGAAACAAGgcgaagaaaaataataaaaattacctGTAAGGGAACTGATGAGGATCTCTTTGAAAGCTTTAGATTGCTAAGGGAGGAAGTAAAGGATGACGAACGCATATCATGTCatacaataaaagaaagagaCACGAATaccataagaaaaataatagaatcaaattttcatggtACAAAAACAAGGGTTGTGATATATGTACCAGAAATGGAAAAAATCAAGACTGTAGAGAAACAAGAAAGAAAAACATATGCCTTTGTCGTTGAAAATAAAGACAAGTCATATACAGACACCCTAAAGGAAGTAAAAGAGAGGCTACAAAAGGGAAACATAGGAGAGGGAATAAAAAGTATTAGAAGTACCAGAGAAGGAAAACTATTAGTTGTAATGGATAAAGATAAAGACaagatagaaaaaattaaggaGGCCATAGTTGAAAATAAAGAGATGAAAGTGAAACAGCTGAGAGATGGAGATACAGACACTATACATATAAGAGGTATGGACGCATTAGTGGAAAAATGTGAGGTACAGAAAGCCATAGAAGAGATGGTAGGAGAAGGGAGATACGATTTAAAAATGGGAGAACTCAGGCCAATGAGAGATGAGACAATGgcaataactattaaaatgGAGAGAAAGGGTGCTGAAATGCTGTTAAGGCAGGGTAACATTAAGATCGGTTATGCGAGATGCAACTTGG
Proteins encoded:
- the LOC139432154 gene encoding uncharacterized protein, which codes for MEDRAALGKDRKQEEMDEGDKGRKEEGARARIRKREEDDESEEGREGKRKPSVSLDKELEAMRGIEMEKMEKKETEKKGKTTKNIIDDLTRKIEEMVGLIQQNTAVPLKNRIREFHGGIKGLRRIYEKEEREREEKMYLLNTQIDKIQSNIEMRVELGKKMTEKAEKGTQTQINKKEIATQTNIERMFTLQRTVEKYEEFKTVKEEKWTKESYENTEVLIGNPLHAKDSTVLVVLADPGDPRMERGIQRKFKERYPEIEDIEENIGIIEQTHKIKTKGQSETRRRKIIKITCKGTDEDLFESFRLLREEVKDDERISCHTIKERDTNTIRKIIESNFHGTKTRVVIYVPEMEKIKTVEKQERKTYAFVVENKDKSYTDTLKEVKERLQKGNIGEGIKSIRSTREGKLLVVMDKDKDKIEKIKEAIVENKEMKVKQLRDGDTDTIHIRGMDALVEKCEVQKAIEEMVGEGRYDLKMGELRPMRDETMAITIKMERKGAEMLLRQGNIKIGYARCNLEKRVEIQRCYRCWGHGHSSKDCSGPDRVKLCFRCGKEGHAAKDCKNEEYCPICEHSGHRAGSGRCENFKKELNTRRRAERQVWRKEWAKETKQAQQTQITN